Proteins encoded in a region of the Diabrotica undecimpunctata isolate CICGRU chromosome 10, icDiaUnde3, whole genome shotgun sequence genome:
- the LOC140451737 gene encoding uncharacterized protein has translation MDKQIRKQNIVIKGHDFKENEELEDATNFIANQLNLNVKIKDVQKIRTSQGKPPVAIVKVDTMKDKELIMKNKSKLRGTRYFIENDLTQAEAKLQKELRDMAKEEKGKGNETKVGYQKICINDEWWKWNHSTEKLEKMKKN, from the coding sequence ATGGATAAACAAATTCGGAAACAAAACATTGTGATCAAAGGACACGATTTCAAAGAAAATGAGGAACTGGAAGATGCCACCAACTTTATAGCAAATCAATTGAATTTGAATGTGAAAATAAAAGATGTGCAGAAAATAAGAACCTCTCAAGGGAAACCACCAGTGGCGATAGTAAAAGTAGATACAATGAAGGATAAAGAACTTATTATGAAGAATAAGAGTAAATTAAGAGGAACGCGGTATTTCATTGAAAACGATCTAACCCAAGCCGAAGCCAAACTACAGAAAGAGCTAAGAGATATGgcgaaagaagaaaaaggaaaaggTAATGAAACAAAAGTCGGCTATCAGAAAATATGTATAAACGATGAATGGTGGAAATGGAACCATAGTACCGAAAAACtagagaaaatgaaaaaaaactga